The following are encoded together in the Streptomyces asoensis genome:
- the rplQ gene encoding 50S ribosomal protein L17, translated as MPKPTKGARLGGSAAHEKLLLANLAKSLFEHGRITTTEAKARKLRPYAERLVTKAKKGDLHNRRQVLQVITDKSVVHTLFTEIGPRYENRPGGYTRITKIGNRRGDNAPMAVIELVEALTVAQQATGEAEAATKRAVKEDALKKDEAVEDAKPADEAAADEAPAEESKDA; from the coding sequence ATGCCGAAGCCCACCAAGGGTGCCCGTCTGGGCGGCAGCGCCGCGCACGAGAAGCTGCTCCTCGCGAACCTCGCGAAGTCGCTCTTCGAGCACGGCCGTATCACCACCACCGAGGCGAAGGCGCGCAAGCTGCGTCCGTACGCCGAGCGTCTGGTCACCAAGGCGAAGAAGGGCGACCTTCACAACCGCCGTCAGGTGCTCCAGGTGATCACGGACAAGAGCGTCGTGCACACGCTCTTCACCGAGATCGGCCCGCGCTACGAGAACCGCCCGGGTGGTTACACGCGCATCACCAAGATCGGTAACCGTCGTGGCGACAACGCGCCCATGGCCGTCATCGAGCTGGTCGAGGCGCTGACCGTCGCGCAGCAGGCCACCGGCGAGGCCGAGGCCGCCACCAAGCGCGCGGTCAAGGAAGACGCCCTCAAGAAGGACGAGGCCGTCGAGGACGCCAAGCCCGCCGACGAGGCCGCGGCCGACGAGGCTCCCGCCGAGGAGTCCAAGGACGCCTGA
- the truA gene encoding tRNA pseudouridine(38-40) synthase TruA: MSDEVQPGFVRVRMDLSYDGSGFSGWAKQAGGRRTVQGEIEDALRTVTRSKDTTYELTVAGRTDAGVHARGQVAHVDLPGELWAEHREKLLKRLAGRLAKDVRIWSLDEAPAGFNARFSAVWRRYAYRVTDNPGGVDPLLRSHVLWHDWPLDVDAMNEAARRLLGEHDFAAYCKRREGATTIRTLQELSLVRGEDGVITATVRADAFCHNMVRSLIGALLFVGDGHRGAEWPGKVLAAGVRDSAVHVVRPHGLTLEEVGYPADELLAARNKEARNRRTLPGAGCC, from the coding sequence GTGAGTGACGAAGTACAGCCCGGGTTCGTACGGGTGCGGATGGATCTCTCGTACGACGGGAGCGGCTTCTCCGGGTGGGCCAAGCAGGCCGGCGGCCGGCGGACCGTGCAGGGCGAGATCGAGGACGCGCTGCGGACCGTGACCCGGTCCAAGGACACCACGTACGAGCTGACGGTGGCCGGGCGCACCGACGCCGGGGTGCACGCGCGGGGGCAGGTGGCCCACGTCGATCTGCCCGGGGAGCTCTGGGCGGAGCACCGCGAGAAGCTGCTCAAGCGGCTCGCCGGGCGGCTCGCCAAGGACGTGCGGATCTGGTCCCTCGACGAGGCTCCGGCCGGCTTCAACGCGCGGTTCTCGGCCGTCTGGCGGCGGTACGCGTACCGGGTCACGGACAACCCGGGGGGTGTCGACCCGCTGCTGCGCAGCCACGTCCTCTGGCACGACTGGCCCCTCGACGTCGACGCCATGAACGAGGCCGCCCGCCGGCTGCTCGGCGAGCACGACTTCGCCGCCTACTGCAAGCGGCGCGAGGGGGCGACGACCATCCGTACGCTCCAGGAGCTGAGCCTGGTCCGCGGCGAGGACGGTGTGATCACCGCGACCGTGCGGGCCGACGCCTTCTGCCACAACATGGTGCGTTCCCTGATCGGGGCGCTGCTGTTCGTGGGCGACGGCCACCGGGGTGCGGAGTGGCCGGGGAAGGTGCTGGCCGCGGGGGTGCGGGACTCGGCCGTCCATGTCGTACGGCCCCACGGGCTGACGCTGGAGGAGGTCGGCTACCCGGCCGACGAGCTGCTCGCCGCGCGCAACAAGGAGGCGCGCAACCGGCGGACGCTGCCCGGGGCCGGGTGCTGCTGA
- the rplM gene encoding 50S ribosomal protein L13, with product MRTYSPKPGDVTRQWHVIDAQDIVLGRLATTAASLLRGKHKPIYAPHVDTGDFVIIINADKVHLSGNKRTQKMAYRHSGYPGGLRSVRYDDLLANNPEKAVEKAVKGMLPKNTLGRQMLSKLKVYKGDVHPHAAQQPVPFEITQVAQ from the coding sequence GTGCGTACGTACAGCCCCAAGCCCGGCGATGTGACGCGCCAGTGGCACGTCATCGACGCTCAGGACATTGTCCTGGGCCGTCTCGCCACCACTGCCGCGTCCCTCCTCCGGGGCAAGCACAAGCCGATCTACGCGCCCCACGTCGACACCGGTGACTTCGTCATCATCATCAACGCCGACAAGGTGCACCTCTCCGGCAACAAGCGGACCCAGAAGATGGCGTACCGCCACTCCGGGTACCCGGGCGGTCTGCGCTCCGTGCGCTACGACGACCTGCTCGCGAACAACCCCGAGAAGGCCGTCGAGAAGGCCGTCAAGGGCATGCTCCCCAAGAACACGCTGGGCCGTCAGATGCTCTCGAAGCTGAAGGTCTACAAGGGTGACGTGCACCCGCACGCGGCGCAGCAGCCCGTGCCGTTCGAGATCACCCAGGTCGCGCAGTAA
- the rpsI gene encoding 30S ribosomal protein S9 — MAETTAEQPLEETELVDIESYTTESEVPVEGEYTSESLASRFGEAQPAAGLGRRKNAIARVRIVPGTGKWKINGRTLEDYFPNKVHQQEVNEPFKVLELEGRYDVIARIAGGGVSGQAGALRLGVARALNEADVDNNRGALKKAGFLTRDDRAVERKKAGLKKARKAPQYSKR; from the coding sequence GTGGCCGAGACCACTGCCGAGCAGCCGCTCGAAGAGACCGAGCTCGTCGACATCGAGAGCTACACCACCGAGTCCGAGGTCCCCGTCGAGGGTGAGTACACCTCGGAGTCCCTCGCGTCCCGCTTCGGCGAGGCCCAGCCGGCCGCCGGCCTGGGTCGCCGTAAGAACGCCATCGCCCGCGTCCGGATCGTCCCGGGCACCGGCAAGTGGAAGATCAACGGTCGCACCCTCGAGGACTACTTCCCGAACAAGGTGCACCAGCAGGAAGTCAACGAGCCCTTCAAGGTGCTCGAGCTCGAAGGCCGCTACGACGTCATCGCCCGCATCGCGGGTGGCGGTGTCTCCGGTCAGGCCGGTGCGCTCCGTCTCGGTGTCGCCCGCGCGCTGAACGAGGCCGACGTCGACAACAACCGTGGCGCCCTCAAGAAGGCCGGCTTCCTCACGCGTGACGACCGCGCGGTCGAGCGCAAGAAGGCCGGTCTCAAGAAGGCCCGCAAGGCCCCGCAGTACAGCAAGCGTTAA